One stretch of Candida orthopsilosis Co 90-125, chromosome 3 draft sequence DNA includes these proteins:
- a CDS encoding Fcy21 high affinity, high capacity, hypoxanthine-adenine-guanine-cytosine/ H+ symporter, protein MKQFEEEKSVGLEHEKSITYDDFAPSSQASDTEVQETKVNFVDRWAHKLKAETKGIDLVTDEEKTDTSVWNAATMWLSANLVIATFALGALGITVFNLAFGQAVLTIIFFAALGNFTVAYFSCFGPVLGLRQMILSRLMIGDLTVRIFSAINVVACVGWGAVNIMSSAQLLHIVNNGALPPWAGCLILVLCTILVTFFGYHVIHLYEKWSWIPNLAIFIIIIVRFAKSGNFQSANFVGGQTTAGNVLSFGSTIYGFATGWTTYASDYTVYQPRNTSLPKLFTAIFLGIYLPTVFILILGAACATGIKSDPTWASMYDEYSVGGLVYSILVTNSLHGFGQFCCVVLALSTVANNIPNMYSMALSAQTVWTKFHKIPRVAWTIIGNGATLAICIPAYYKFESVMENFMNLISYYLAIYESLLLSSHLIWHKGKFRSYDYERYNDKSYYPIGLAGTFGFCCGVAGVVLGMNQTWYSGVIGKQIGDFGGDIAFELAFAFAFIGFNITRYFEKKYIR, encoded by the coding sequence ATGAAgcaatttgaagaagaaaaatcCGTTGGTTTAGAACATGAAAAAAGCATCACttatgatgattttgcaCCAAGTTCCCAAGCTTCAGATACTGAAGTTCAAGAAACCAAggtcaattttgttgatcgTTGGGCTCATAAATTAAAAGCTGAAACAAAAGGTATTGATTTGGTtactgatgaagagaaaacTGATACTTCAGTATGGAATGCAGCTACTATGTGGCTAAGTGCAAATTTAGTCATTGCCACATTTGCTCTCGGAGCCTTGGGTATAACcgttttcaatttagctTTTGGTCAAGCTGTTTTAACCATCATCTTTTTCGCTGCATTGGGTAATTTTACCGTTGCTTATTTTTCATGTTTTGGTCCGGTGTTGGGATTAAGACAAATGATTTTGTCTCGTTTAATGATTGGTGATTTAACAGTAAGGATATTCAGTGCTATTAATGTTGTTGCTTGTGTTGGTTGGGGTGCTGTGAATATCATGTCCAGTGCTCAATTGTTACATATTGTAAACAATGGAGCTTTACCACCATGGGCGGGATGTTTGATTCTTGTCTTGTGTACCATTTTGGTTACATTTTTTGGCTATCATGTTATTCATCTTTATGAAAAATGGTCATGGATTCCAAACTTGGCGATTTTTATAATCATTATTGTTAGATTTGCCAAGTCGGGTAATTTCCAAAGTGCAAACTTTGTTGGTGGTCAAACTACTGCTGGTAATGTTTTAAGTTTCGGTAGTACAATTTATGGTTTTGCTACTGGTTGGACCACTTATGCTTCTGATTATACTGTTTATCAACCAAGAAATACCAGTTTACCAAAACTTTTCACCGCTATTTTCCTTGGTATTTATCTTCCAACTGTCTTTATCTTGATTTTGGGTGCTGCTTGTGCTACTGGTATCAAATCCGATCCTACCTGGGCTAGCATGTATGATGAATACTCAGTTGGCGGTTTGGTTTACTCCATCTTGGTTACAAATTCATTACATGGATTTGGCCAATTTTGTTGCGTTGTATTGGCTTTGTCTACCGTTGCGAACAATATCCCCAACATGTACTCAATGGCACTTAGTGCTCAAACCGTCTGGACCAAATTCCACAAAATCCCTCGTGTTGCATGGACAATCATTGGTAATGGAGCAACATTAGCCATTTGTATCCCGGCTTATTACAAATTCGAATCCGTTATGGAAAATTTCATGAATTTAATTTCATACTACTTGGCCATTTATGAATCACTTCTCCTTAGTTCACATTTAATTTGGCACAAGGGAAAATTTAGATCTTATGATTATGAACGTTATAATGATAAATCATATTACCCAATTGGGTTAGCTGGTacatttggattttgttGCGGTGTTGCTGGTGTTGTCTTGGGAATGAATCAAACTTGGTATAGTGGGGTTATTGGTAAAcaaattggtgattttggTGGTGATATTGCTTTTGAATTGGCTTTTGCCTTTGCATTTATTGGATTCAATATCACcagatattttgaaaagaaatatatACGATAG
- a CDS encoding Gcn4 transcriptional activator (transcriptional activator of general amino acid control response): MSAATTTTPVDFEDSLFESHEMINEKMIEPRKNVTPATAAATATATAAVSSEVNQEKEVASPFQIHSSVLESVFSTNLDGKDALLDHTPMFDELDFIMDGAKVNSKEDWVALFGGDGNGDEGDAMFPTAEGEGEGEFGPILSLDDGATAGAAVCDEDSIVPHDEVLEALLIEPSPNGLSDDTISAATTSASSPDLISTVATSVAPSTSHKRSFREVDSFSAGDYDDRAKRSTHHHHQSQLFTPNPSSTLPTPQLDMKKPGSTKKVKVDHLGCVTYSKKQRSQTLEPISFDGIQDSAALKRAKNTEAARRSRARKMERMAQLEEKVEDLMNENSKMCDEVERLKALLGANGIAY, translated from the coding sequence ATGTCTGCtgctactactactacacCTGTTGATTTCGAAGattcattgtttgaatcTCACGAAATGATCAATGAAAAGATGATTGAGCCAAGAAAGAATGTTACTCCAgctactgctgctgctactGCTACTGCTACTGCTGCTGTTTCATCTGAGGTTAATCAGGAAAAGGAAGTTGCATCGccttttcaaatccacTCGAGTGTATTGGAATCCGTTTTCAGTACTAACTTGGATGGTAAAGATGCTTTATTAGATCATACTCCtatgtttgatgaattagATTTCATCATGGATGGTGCCAAGGTCAATTCCAAGGAAGATTGGGTCGCTCTCTTTGGCGGCGATGGAAATGGAGATGAAGGAGATGCCATGTTTCCCACTGCTGAAGGTGAGGGTGAGGGTGAATTTGGTCCAATTCTTTCCTTGGATGACGGTGCTACCGCTGGTGCTGCTGTATGCGAtgaagattcaattgttccaCATGACGAAGTCTTGGAggctttgttgattgaacCATCTCCAAACGGATTATCCGATGATACCATTTCTGCAGCTACTACTTCAGCATCCAGTCCTGATTTAATTAGCACTGTTGCTACTAGTGTTGCCCCTTCAACTTCACACAAGAGATCATTCAGAGAAGTCGACTCTTTTTCTGCTGGTGACTATGACGACAGAGCTAAAAGatcaactcatcatcatcaccaatcaCAGTTGTTCACTCCTAACCCATCATCTACTTTACCTACACCTCAATTGGACATGAAGAAACCAGGATCTACCAAGAAGGTTAAAGTTGATCATTTGGGATGCGTCACCTATTccaaaaaacaaagatcACAAACTTTGGAACCGATATCTTTTGATGGTATTCAAGATTCTGCAGCTTTGAAAAGAGCCAAGAATACTGAAGCTGCAAGAAGATCAAGGGCGAGAAAAATGGAAAGAATGGcacaattggaagaaaaagTCGAAGATTTGATGAATGAAAATTCTAAAATGtgtgatgaagttgaacGATTAAAGGCTTTACTTGGAGCTAACGGAATTGCTTATTAA